A DNA window from Cutaneotrichosporon cavernicola HIS019 DNA, chromosome: 2 contains the following coding sequences:
- the PPH3 gene encoding uncharacterized protein (Calcineurin-like phosphoesterase): MASDLDKQIEQLRRCEIIPEAAVKDLCIKAKEILMDEGNIQYVDSPVTICGDIHGQFFDLMELFKIGGQCPETNYIFMGDFVDRGFYSVETFLLLLILKVRYPDRITLIRGNHESRQITQVYGFYDECQRKYGSSNVWRYCTDVFDFLSLAAVVDGRILCVHGGLSPQLLRLDQIRGIDRKQEVPHEGVFCDLLWSDPDEIQGWGMSPRGAGFLFGGDVVDTFCHTNDIELIARAHQLVMEGYKLMFNQKIVTVWSAPNYCYRCGNVASILELNEDLRQEYKVFEAAQPDVKSVPQKRPAMLEYFL, encoded by the exons ATGGCCTCCGACCTTGACAA GCAGATTGAGCAGCTCCGGCGCTGCGAGATCATTCCCGAGGCGGCGGTCAAGGACCTGTGcatcaaggccaaggagattCTCATGGACGAGGGAAACATCCAATATGTCGACTCTCCTGTGACG ATCTGTGGCGACATCCACGGGCAGTTCTTCGATCTCATGGAGCTGTTCAAGATAGGCGGACAGTGCCCCGAAACAAACTACATTTTCATGG GCGACTTTGTCGACCGAGGGTTCTACTCTGTCGAGACGTTCCTCCTTCTGCTAATATTGAAAGTCCGGTACCCGGACCGCATCACTCTCATCCGCGGTAACCACGAGTCGAGGCAGATCACACAAGTGTACGGCTTCTATGACGAGTGCCAGAGAAA atACGGGAGCAGTAACGTGTGGCGCTACTGTACGGATGTGTTTGACTTCCTCTCGCTGGCAGCGGTCGTGGACGGGAGGATATTATGCGTCCACGGCGGTCTCAGCCCCCAGTTGTTGCGGTTGGATCAA ATCCGCGGCATCGACAGGAAACAGGAGGTGCCGCACGAGGGCGTCTTCTGCGACTTACTGTGGTCTGATCCCGATGAGATCCAGGGGTGGGGCATGTCGCCACGAGGCGCAGGATTCCTGTTTGGCGGTGACGTCGTAGACACGTTCTGCCACACCAACGACATTGAGCtcatcgcgcgcgcccacCAATTGGTCATGGAGGGCTACAAGCTCATGTTCAACCAGAAGATCGTGACGGTGTGGAGTGCACCAAACTACTGTTACCGCTGCGGAAACGTCGCGTCCATTCTCGAATTGAACGAGGACTTGAGACAGG AGTACAAGGTGTTTGAAGCGGCGCAGCCAGACGTCAAGTCTGTGCCGCAGAAGCGACCAGCGATGCTTGAGTACTTCCTCTAG
- the NUP49 gene encoding uncharacterized protein (nucleoporin NUP49 NSP49), translated as MSFGSFGKPATPFGAAAAPAPSPFGQAAQPAAGLFGSASNAPAAGTSLFGQQQNANPSAGTSLFGQQQQQPQASGLFGGQQQAATTGGGLFGSQQASTSTGPTGGLFGQQQAQPQSSGLFGQQNQTQQQGASLFGQQQQQQPQPQSSSFGKPAGGLFGSTTAQPSGGLFGSTAAAPQPAGGLFGQQQPQQQGGLFGQQSATQPAAGGLFGQQSTAQPAGGLFGQQSTAQPAGLFGQQNSVLGQQQQGSSLFNKPAPAQSQSSGIGKTRLADLPENVQKVIEQLDAGIKDQKQVGASIDMTNIGRAIWQTSADVKAASDEQAALAQGLYSLRASLEQLATRVNEQATDLQKLLETWEAAKPLERRNGNIRPIAHRDFPQEYFFRVAKNLEERVQRYRRNIMLLHRAIVGLATDAEALTPPVVVQTMQNNQATIISLAAQLDQLQLRMNALRTEFTDDYREKTNSMRDPFEVAREGKGVSLLRA; from the exons ATGTCCTTTGGTTCGTTCGGCAAGCCCGCAACACCATTCGGGGCGGCAGCTGCTCCCGCTCCCTCACCATTCGGACAGGCCGCACAGCCCGCCGCCGGACTGTTCGGCTCGGCATCGAATGCGCCCGCCGCAGGCACCTCGTTGTTTGGGCAGCAGCAGAACGCGAACCCGAGCGCAGGGACCTCCTTGTTTGggcagcagcaacaacaaccaCAGGCGTCGGGACTGTTTGGcgggcagcagcaggcggcTACCACGGGCGGCGGGCTGTTTGGGTCGCAGcaggcgtcgacgagcacggGGCCAACTGGCGGGCTGTTtgggcagcagcaggcccAGCCGCAGAGCTCGGGACTGTTCGGGCAGCAGAACCAGACCCAGCAACAAGGGGCGTCGTTGTTCggacagcagcagcagcaacagccGCAACCGCAGTCGAGCTCGTTCGGCAAGCCAGCTGGCGGCCTGTTCGGGAGCACGACCGCCCAGCCTTCTGGCGGCCTCTTCGGGAgcacggccgccgcgccgcagcCTGCAGGTGGCTTGTTcgggcagcagcagcctcaGCAGCAGGGTGGTCTGTTCGGGCAGCAGAGCGCGACGCagccggcggcgggaggACTGTTTGGACAACAGAGTACGGCGCAGCCCGCCGGTGGGCTCTTCGGACAGCAGAGCACGGCCCAGCCCGCAGGACTGTTTGGACAGCAGAACTCGGTGCTcgggcagcagcagcagggtTCATCGCTGTTCAACAAGCCTGCGCCGGCGCAGTCGCAGAGCTCTGGGATCGGCAAGACGCGTCTCGCGGACCTGCCGGAGAACGTGCAGAAGGTTATTGAGCAGCTTGA tgcGGGAATCAAGGACCAGAAGCAGGTTGGCGCAAGCATCGACATGACCAACATTGGGCGCGCGATCTGGCAGACGAgcgccgacgtcaaggccgcGAGCGAT GAACaagcggcgctggcgcagGGGCTCTACTCTCTCCGTGCGtcgctcgagcagctcgcgacGCGCGTCAACGAGCAGGCGACAGACCTCCAGaagctcctcgagacgTGGGAGGCCGCGAAGCCTCTCGAGCGGAGAAATGGCAACATCCGGCCGATCGCGCACCGCGACTTTCCGCAGGAATACTTCTTCCGCGTCGCCAAGaacctcgaggagcgcgttCAGCGGTACCGGCGCAACATTATGTTGCTTCACCGCGCCATTGTTGGGCTTGcgaccgacgccgaggcaCTCACGCCACCGGTCGTTGTGCAAACGATGCAGAACAACCAGGCAACGATTATAtcgctcgcggcgcagctcgaccagctGCAGCTGCGGATGAACGCGCTGCGGACCGAGTTTACGGACGACTACCGCGAGAAGACGAATAGCATGCGCGACCCGTTCGAGGTCGCTCGCGAGGGGAAGGGCGTCAGCCTGCTGCGGGCGTAG
- a CDS encoding uncharacterized protein (Beta-lactamase) → MIPRPVVTQAGRVALEGLLHREVGSRAIPATFFGAANADGEIFWSCAGEMEYGNPARGDVTDQTYLQLFSMTKLVTSVAALQLVDRGLATLDDPELLHAHIPEVSKQDILVEYNDAGPVYVPRKTPITLRMLLSHTSGLAYARRNALIRRWQAEHNSGKPGDGDKEMLGPLVFEPRTRWRYGTGVDWAAILLERVSGVTIGEWMQTNIFQPLGITNLTFRGNEHEDKFLTMCYRPSGGDGPILIPPPHQRPQGAFPGQKDKRNLGVRGRELGGGGLYGTARDYLRFLSGVLASRDAAPGEGILSREMFDELFKSSLPPRGPDNKCYADCAKSMLFGHFTDPRHTDNDGQGVAHSVGCMINTMDSVHGRRAFSGTWDGAAKSEYWIDPTTGIAGVCATNLTSPNPDHFMGVYNQFERTLYDSLTVHKEAEMLKSQL, encoded by the exons ATGATCCCTCGACCAGTTGTGACCCAGGCGGggcgcgtcgccctcgagggTCTCCTACACCGCGAAGTTGGGAGCCGCGCGATCCCAGCGACCTTTTTCGGCGCGGCCAACGCAGACGGCGAGATCTTCTGGTCGTGTgctggcgagatggagTACGGCAACCccgcgcgcggcgacgtgACCGACCAGACATACCTGCAGCTCTTCTCCATGACCAAGCTGGTGACCTCTGTGGCTGCGCTTCAACTGGTGGACCGGGGTCTGGCGACACTCGACGACCCCGAGCTGCTGCACGCGCACATCCCCGAGGTGTCAAAGCAGGACATCCTGGTAGAGTACAACGACGCCGGGCCAGTCTACGTGCCCCGCAAGACACCGATTACGCTGCGCATGCTCCTTTCCCACACGTCGGGGCTGGCTTATGCGCGCCGCAACGCCCTCATCCGTCGGTGGCAGGCCGAGCACAACTCGGGCAAACCTGGCGATGGAGATAAGGAGATGTTGGGCCCGCTCGTGTTCGAACCCCGCACGCGCTGGCGGTATGGTACGGGCGTGGACTGGGCCGCTATTTTGTTGGAACGTGTATCGGGGGTCACGATTGGCGAGTGGATGCAGACCAACATCTTCCAGCCGCTCGGCATCACCAACCTCACTTTCCGAGGAAACGAGCACGAGGACAAGTTCCTTACCATGTGCTACCGGCCTTCTGGGGGTGATGGTCCGATATTAATCCCGCCGCCCCACCAGAGACCGCAGGGCGCCTTCCCGGGCCAGAAGGACAAGCGAAATCTGGGTGTGCGTGGGCGCGAACTCGGCGGTGGAGGGCTCTACGGCACAGCGAGAGATTACCTCCGCTTCCTATCTGGTGTGTTGGCTAGtcgcgacgccgcgccgggAGAGGGCATACTCTCCCGCGAGATGTTTGACGAGCTTTTCAAGAGttcccttcctccgcgTGGACCCGATAACAAGTGCTATGCGGATTGCGCGAAGAGCATGCTTTTCGGCCACTTTACCGATCCCCGACACACGGATAATGACGGACAAGGCGTCGCCCACTCGGTCGGGTGCATGATCAATACCATGGACAGCGTGCATGGACGTCGCGCGTTCAGCGGGACCTGGGAT ggCGCGGCCAAGAGCGAGTACTGGATCGACCCGACTACTGGCATTGCG GGCGTATGTGCGACAAACCTCACTAGCCCGAATCCGGACCACTTCATGGGCGTGTATAACCAGTTTGAGCGGACGCTGTACGACTCGCTTACGGTCCacaaggaggccgagatgcTCAAGTCGCAGTTGTAG
- a CDS encoding uncharacterized protein (CS domain): MSRPAELLAADCDRLYPRFETYRLRPLDPDTDVRAYPLPNLATASRVSYTSQQLGFREVRGRIAWDHLDSLGRRGVYVDAEWNVVCFELNDALEPTFSTLATLPTPIASEVVVAEYPRALPLSDGVWAVNSGTGSLYILTEGGFTARYDLQDGPFLLYAAHAEGSSSTFRLLLSRAVVHNADAGKFAARQTSFELLQVSVDTSVTNGVDDAPGVLEPNWRLEGPDLPYWAVWAEGGWLVLSEEPFGVEKLATKSKETPGQRAARLKAEADAKRGVGARVEEIVDDNPEEEEVEMVDATAPFNWTQEAGSVSIIVPLPAGTPKTALAVVIRPGSLRVSVQGEVSDLSGWLAHEHSFWSDIIVDESTWTYDSVSGELEISLAKRDGDMRWPSVFVPGDDSDDDDVPESFSAAEMDSIRASFSRAQLSSTSEEPPVPPASMPALLREEMDIDSDDDDDDNDDRGVGRICVIGHITDGKAVWSRQPATVLSLPLVQAGDLQGAGIVVKQAVDGLLFGPGSDPTRTPWTHIATNPALAFVMSSKRDLRLVRHIHDTVLCFDSGSGTGTGNAYVYYPPEDSETARQGVVGVSGGARGALLGVSSVTAAGREVVVALCEGALVVLGGVV, from the exons ATGTCCCGCCCTGCAGAGCTACTCGCCGCCGACTGCGACCGTCTCTACCCCCGCTTCGAGACGTATCGTCTTCGCCCGCTGGACCCAGATACGGATGTGCGCGCGTACCCTCTCCCGAACCTGGCAACAGCGAGCCGGGTCTCGTACACTTCACAGCAGCTGGGCTTTCGGGAAGTGCGCGGCCGTATTGCATGGGACCACCTCGATTCGCTGGGCCGGAGGGGGGTGTATGTCGACGCGGAGTGGAATGTCGTGTGCTTTGAGCTCAAC GACGCCCTCGAGCCGACCTTTAGCACGCTTGCAAccctcccaaccccgaTCGCGAGTGAGGTCGTGGTTGCAGAGTACCCACGCGCCTTGCCGCTCAGTGACGGAGTTTGGGCCGTCAATTCCGGTACTGGCTCGCTGTATATTTTGACTGAGGGCGGGTTTACCGCTCGCTACGACCTACAGGACGGCCCGTTCCTCTTATATGCGGCCCATGCCGAGGGTAGCAGTAGCACTTTCCGCCTCCTGCTCTCCCGTGCAGTTGTGCATAATGCCGACGCGGGCAAGTTTGCGGCCCGCCAGACATCGTTCGAACTCCTCCAAGTGTCGGTAGATACGAGCGTGACGAATGGGGTGGACGACGCGCcgggcgtcctcgagcctAACTGGCGTTTGGAGGGACCGGATCTACCGTACTGGGCGGTATGGGCGGAAGGGGGATGGCTCGTGTTGTCTGAGGAACCATTCGGGGTGGAAAAGCTGGCGACCAAGAGCAAAGAGACCCCTGGTCAACGCGCGGCAAggctcaaggccgaggcggacgcgaAGCGTGGGGTCGGCGCGCGTGTGGAAGAAATTGTCGACGACAACCcagaagaggaagaggtggaAATGGTGGACGCGACAGCACCTTTCAACTGGACTCAGGAGGCGGGAAGCGTGAGCATCATCGTACCGCTGCCTGCCGGGACACCTAAGActgccctcgccgtcgtcattCGGCCCGGATCGCTTCGTGTATCGGTACAAGGCGAGGTGTCCGATCTCTCGGGCTGGCTCGCCCACGAACACAGTTTCTGGTCCGACATTATTGTTGACGAGTCGACGTGGACGTACGACTCGGTCTCGGGCGAGCTAGAGATTTCGCTTGCCAAGCGGGACGGGGACATGCGCTGGCCTTCGGTCTTCGTTCCTGGTGACGacagtgacgacgacgacgttcCCGAATCCTTCTCGGCTGCAGAGATGGACTCGATccgcgcctccttctcccgcGCCCAGCTCTCATCAACGTCTGAGGAACCACCTGTTCCTCCGGCATCGATGCCTGCGTTGCtgagggaggagatggatATTGATtctgacgacgacgacgacgacaacgacgacagGGGCGTCGGGCGTATCTGTGTCATCGGACACATTACTGATGGAAAAGCCGTATGGAGCCGCCAGCCAGCAACAGTTCTCTCCCTCCCGCTTGTGCAGGCTGGCGACCTGCAAGGGGCGGGAATTGTTGTCAAGCAAGCAGTTGACGGGCTCCTCTTCGGCCCAGGTAGCGATCCAACACGTACACCATGGACGCACATTGCTACAAACCCGGCCCTCGCATTCGTGATGAGCTCGAAGCGCGACCTGCGCCTCGTGCGTCACATCCACGACACGGTGCTTTGTTTCGACAGTGGGAGCGGAACAGGCACAGGCAACGCGTACGTCTACTATCCGCCAGAGGACTCTGAGACTGCACGTCAAGGCGTAGTTGGCGTCAGTGGGGGCGCGCGGGGCGCCCTCCTTGGGGTCAGTAGCGTCACGGCAGCCGGGCGAGAGGTCGTTGTTGCTCTGTGTGAGGGCGCCCTGGTAGTGTTGGGCGGGGTTGTGTGA
- the GPD1 gene encoding uncharacterized protein (NAD-dependent glycerol-3-phosphate dehydrogenase N-terminus), with translation MTRDKVCIIGSGNWGSTIAMIAGQNVRKHADAFDERVPVWVYEEMIDGKKLTDVINTTRQNVKYLPGYDLGTNVEAIPDLAKAVEGATALVFVMPHQFLDRCLATIEGHIAPGARAISLIKGVDVHGADIHIFADVIQDRLGIRCSALSGANIASEVAAGRFSETTIGYRKGFQEDGVLWKKLFETPKFKVQLIEDVSGVSLCGALKNVVAVAAGLSDGLGYGNNTKSAIMRIGLIETKNFCQEFFSDVLPETFLEESAGVADLITSCLGGRNRKTAEAFVKTGKSFDQLEREMLGGQKLQGIHTAKDVHIFLEARNRIGAYPLFDKVFHICWEDMDVNTLTDDL, from the exons ATGACTCGCGACAAGGTCTGCATTATCGGCTCTGGCAACTG GGGATCTACCATTGCCATGATTGCCGGCCAGAATGTGCGCAAGCACGCCGACGCAttcgacgagcgcgtcccCGTTTGGGTTTATGAGGAGATG ATTGACGGCAAGAAGCTCACCGACGTCATCAACACAACCCGCCAGAACGTAAAGTACCTCCCCGGCTACGACCTCGGGACCAACGTCGAGGCCATtcccgacctcgccaaggccgtTGAGGGCGCGACTGCTCTCGTCTTCGTCATGCCCCACCAGTTCCTCGACAGGTGTCTCGCCACGATCGAGGGCCACATTGCGCCTGGTGCCAGGGCGATCTCGCTCATCAAG ggTGTCGACGTTCACGGCGCAGACATCCACATCTTCGCCGACGTGATCCAGGACCGCCTTGGTATCCGGTGCTCTGCTCTGTCCGGGGCGAACATTGCGTCCGAAGTTGCGGCCGGCCGCTTCTCTGAGACGACCATCGGGTATCGTAAGGGGTTCCAGGAGGACGGTGTGCTGTGGAAGAAGCTGTTTG AGACGCCCAAGTTCAAGGTCCAGCTTATTGAGGACGTTAGCGGCGTGTCGCTTTGCGGAGCGCTCAAGAACGTTGTGGCTGTCGCGGCCGGTTTATCTGACGGTCTTGGCTACGGGAATAACACCAAGT ccgcGATCATGCGCATCGGCCTCATCGAGACCAAGAACTTTTGCCAAGAGTTCTTCAGCGACGTCCTCCCAGAGACGTTCCTCGAGGAGTCGGCtggcgtcgccgacctcatcaCCTCGTGCCTCGGCGGCCGTAACAGAAAGACGGCCGAGGCATTCGTCAAGACGGGCAAGAGCTTTgaccagctcgagcgcgagatgctTGGCGGACAGA AGCTGCAGGGCATCCACACGGCCAAGGACGTGCACAtcttcctcgaggcgcgcaacAGAATCGGAGCGTACCCTCTGTTCGACAAGGTCTTCCACATTTGCTgggaggacatggacgtCAACACGCTCACCGACGACCTGTAA
- the ERG28 gene encoding uncharacterized protein (Erg28 like protein) — MSLTQYLPSTPAGGGILPYWLLITSAASIYNVGQNYVTLKQSKEVYAGKPEEMTPLAGRLFGAWTAMAAVVRLLAAYDISNQGLYDLAICAFGVATIHFTTEWLIFGTVKLNRGSAGPLLVGSSGLVWALTQRDYYLGRI; from the exons ATGAGCCTCACCCAGT accTCCCGTCGACGCCTGCGGGCGGAGGCATCCTTCCCTACTGGCTCCTCATCACTTCCGCTGCGAGCATTTACAATGTCGGCCAGAACTACGTTACCCTCAAGCAGAGCAAGGAGGTTTATGCGGGCAAGCCTGAGGAGA TGACGCCCCTTGCTGGACGGCTGTTTGGCGCGTGGACTgccatggcggcggtggtgcggTTGCTCGCAGCCTACGATATTTCGAACCAGGG CCTCTACGACCTGGCGATCTGCGCGTTCGGCGTCGCCACAATCCACTTCACCACCGAGTGGCTCATCTTCGGCACCGTCAAACTTAACCGCGGCAGTGCTGGTCCTCTTCTTGTCGGTTCCAGCGGATTGGTGTGGGCCCTCACCCAACGCGACTACTACCTCGGCCGCATCTAG
- a CDS encoding uncharacterized protein (Belongs to the enoyl-CoA hydratase isomerase family) has product MSNVLLTRPTPTVWQLTLNSGPDNRLRPDLLGELAAQLDVIEAEWRKSGGGEVDEAKRGKNNGAGAVVITSAFPKFFSNGLDPSVLMTTPNFFEDIFDPVIYRLMTFPLVTVAAVNGHAFAGGMVLALACDFRVMNADKGMMCMNELLIGLPLPNSFATLLEMRLSKPALRDTMLAKRWKQSELLANGIIDEVAPEAQVVSRSIELAQQEGAKVGMGVWGAIKDGLFHAIIDASRSHREIVRPQTGAARFLARMKRQQAKL; this is encoded by the exons ATGTccaacgtcctcctcacccgTCCCACCCCGACCGTTTGGCAGCTCACCCTCAACTCGGGTCCTGACAACCGTCTGCGTCCCGACTtgcttggcgagctggctgcccagctcgacgtcatcgAGGCCGAATGGCGCAAGTcgggcggtggcgaggtcgacgaggccaagcgcggAAAGAACAACGGTGCCGGCGCAGTCGTGATCACTAGCGCGTTCCCCAAGTTCTTCAGCAACGGTCTTGACCCTAGCGTGCTCATGACCACGCCCAACTTTTTCGAGG ACATCTTCGACCCGGTCATCTACCGCCTCATGACGTTCCCCCTCGTCACTGTTGCTGCGGTCAACGGCCACGCCTTTGCGGGCGGCATggtcctcgcgctcgcgtgcGACTTCCGCGTCATGAACGCCGACAAGGGCATGATGTGCATGAACGAG CTCCTCATCGgtctccccctccccaactCGTTCGCGACTCTCCTGGAGATGCGCCTCTCCAAGCCCGCCCTTCGCGACACAATGCTCGCCAAGCGCTGGAAGCAGTCCGAGCTTCTCGCCAACGgcatcatcgacgaggtggcTCCCGAGGCACAGGTTGTCTCCCGCTCAATCGAGCTCGCTCAGCAGGAGGGAGCCAAGGTCGGCATGGGAGTTTGGGGCGCGATCAAGGACGGTCTCTTCCACGCCATCATCGATGCGAGCCGCTCGCACCGCGAGATCGTGAGGCCGCAGACGGGTGCGGCAAGGTTCTTGGCCCGCATGAAGCGCCagcaggccaagctctAG
- a CDS encoding uncharacterized protein (Taurine catabolism dioxygenase TauD, TfdA family), whose amino-acid sequence MRRFARVPKLLPRPMPRSQARPAIAGCPPPRASPHLLRMLSTSPSTNIHNRDVHNAAAFAEAEQPAANDERVLFQTPDQVLSLGQGYLYYAGPAPATDVEAGVLNRVEGVLSLARLRDACPCPSCIHPSTRQKTHTSGEAAREVANLSEVQARMGEADGVPGLFVQWAEHEGFYPLGLIQRLLAGRVRGTSYIENTLQRKLWDRETFLRDAKNFYTEYSDLHAGKRGEKMDARPEALLRLLEQLQVYGLAVVRGLPTNKTGNQECALRDLAESVGLLRNTFYGETWDVRNVANSKNVAYTNLNLGLHVDLLYFALPPRFQMLHSLRNRVVGGESYFVDSFAAAQQLKSTRPELYASLQRNMIEYEYDNDGHYLSYQHPVLPEGDLAEPGLHSAINWSPPFQAPAVQRPVDVNGQATLEAEDEFYEACDAFQANLDDPKFRHEFLLKEGECVLFDNQRVLHARTAFRDKTDEEIMRDGTICVPGESTRWLKGCYLDGSTVWDKLAVLNEQVRGKKSI is encoded by the exons ATGCGCCGCTTCGCCCGTGTTCCCAAGCTCCTGCCGCGCCCAATGCCGCGTAGCCAGGCCAGGCCCGCCATTGCTGGATGCCCGCCGCCCCGCGCTTCTCCGCATCTTCTGCGCATGCTGAGCACTTCT CCATCCACCAACATCCACAATCGCGACGTCCATAACGCTGCTGCCTTCGCAGAGGCTGAGCAGCCCGCAGCCAACGACGAACGCGTCCTCTTCCAGACCCCCGACCAGGTCCTCTCCCTCGGCCAAGGTTACCTCTACTATGCTGGTCCCGCCCCCGCgaccgacgtcgaggcagGCGTCCTCAACCGCGTCGAGGGTGTTCTGTCCCTCGCACGCCTGCGCGACGCCTGCCCCTGCCCGAGTTGCATCCACCCCTCGACCCGGCAGAAGACCCACACGTCCGGCGAGGCAGCGCGTGAGGTCGCCAACCTCTCCGAGGTCCAGGCTCGGATGGGTGAGGCCGACGGCGTTCCGGGTCTGTTTGTGCAATGGGCCGAGCACGAGGGATTCTATCCCCTCGGCCTGATCCagcgtctcctcgccggccgTGTTCGTGGAACCTCGTACATTGAGAACACGCTGCAGCGCAAGCTCTGGGACAGGGAGACGTTCCTGCGCGACGCAAAGAACTTTTACACCGAGTACAGCGACTTGCATGCTGGCAAGCGGGGCGAGAAGATGGACGCCCGCCCCGAAGCACTCCTCCGActccttgagcagctccAGGTCTacggcctcgccgtcgtgcGTGGCCTGCCCACTAACAAGACTGGAAACCAGGAGTGCGCGCTCCGCGACCTGGCTGAGAGCGTGGGCCTGCTCCGGAACACGTTCTATGGCGAGACGTGGGACGTGCGCAACGTCGCAAACTCGAAGAACGTCGCGTAcaccaacctcaacctcggcctgcaCGTGGATCTTCT CTACTTTGCACTCCCGCCTCGTTTCCAGATGCTGCACTCGCTGCGTAaccgcgtcgtcggtggCGAGTCGTATTTCGTCGACTCGTTTGCGGCTGCTCAGCAGCTCAAATCCACACGGCCAGAACTGTACGCTTCGCTGCAACGCAACATGATCGAGTACGAGTACGACAATGACGGGCACTACCTCTCGTACCAGCACCCCGTCTTGCCAGAGGGCGACCTGGCCGAGCCGGGCTTGCACTCGGCGATCAACTGGTCGCCGCCCTTCCAGGCGCCGGCTGTCCAGCGTCCCGTCGATGTGAACGGACAAGCAACGCTCGAGgcagaggacgagttcTACGAGGCGTGCGACGCGTTCCaggccaacctcgacgacccCAAGTTCCGGCACGAGTTCCTTCTCAAAGAGGGCGAGTGTGTGCTGTTCGACAACCAGAGGGTACTGCATGCGCGAACGGCGTTCCGCGACAagaccgacgaggagattATGCGCGACGGTACAATCTGCGTGCCGGGTGAGAGCACGCGGTGGCTCAAGGGATGTTACCTCGACGGATCGACAGTGTGGGACAAGCTTGCTGTGCTCAATGAGCAGGTGCgggggaagaagagcaTCTAG